The following proteins are co-located in the Vigna angularis cultivar LongXiaoDou No.4 chromosome 2, ASM1680809v1, whole genome shotgun sequence genome:
- the LOC108329234 gene encoding PWWP domain-containing protein 3, whose amino-acid sequence MGTVEAPSKVPSGCSSPSPEIDKNELREALCALKNGTSENGVGFIGQGNQGLRDGGGVEVVKDRVSETKFSDEMGFSEREREDGCQGLADSEMNGVSSLLKMRESGRNLMFSHGGESDSTRKLNTENGSFEVGMEGGRDLTKIENEDDQIGKTLSVDVQIADISENKDVEMEDLGGEGCGGYSIGDFVWGKVKSHPWWPGRIYDPSDASDLALKLRQKNRILVAYFGDGTFAWCHPSQLKPFEENIEDMVKQSASRAFINAVQEAVNEVGRLLELKMSSLFAAKETEFSRPLAGNSGVKERILIPENGTEKLSDVLIDPAELLSRVKQIAEIISIANVLELEILKARLSAFYLSRGGYRLPMYQAPQPIPGLEDSVEDNNVGSSEGAVEVPVHGPFEEDYSTVPMSPKSGGLNPLGISGNRLNRRIKQKSIAEIMGEDKDVSAKNKEGDATQKVTVRKKRKGTEDTMVSKPMKKKKELFPNTDKNMAGADNDGYSWGKETSDDGALAQLRKKKKLFGIGKASSSASQKETDQEGKAKGSSEKGSLPRERKKSKYLSPPFTIPTRDQRKGEIETESPKVSGKDQVSEPMTTASDKLLESPVPWKLNGEPFQDKFSKELAIEHDHPDSSNYQTSKYDENKTIDTTKVQVPLEEVLHEVRCAAINQQIPTDTNSLERLADFIFIYRSCIFFQGSNYKVYKKLKPGKKRKKPESDIGMRGKDQIQSDHKSANKDSEPKKRRRKNETTSGFPKEKESATPKAGKKGTDKNASGAATLFASFEPGSSVPSKSDLVALYSKFGALNEAETALFSSDYTAQVFFLKASDAEKALSDSLNMNPFGSSKATFRLQYLSSGSKSEKSKSKASSTKKKEKTPAKPSTSLSPGSEASKLNYIKQKLQGLTLILEASDAKSSDIKTKLESEMKGLLEDVNKMVESSS is encoded by the coding sequence ATGGGTACGGTGGAGGCTCCATCAAAGGTACCATCTGGGTGTTCATCGCCTTCTCCAGAGATTGATAAGAATGAGCTCAGGGAAGCTCTGTGTGCTTTGAAAAATGGGACCTCAGAAAACGGGGTTGGTTTCATTGGCCAAGGAAACCAAGGTTTGAGGGATGGTGGGGGTGTTGAAGTGGTGAAGGACAGGGTCTCCGAGACCAAGTTTTCGGATGAGATGGGTTTTTCGGAGAGAGAAAGGGAGGATGGCTGCCAAGGTTTGGCTGATTCTGAGATGAATGGGGTCTCCTCTTTGTTGAAAATGAGAGAGAGTGGTAGGAACTTGATGTTTTCTCATGGTGGTGAGAGTGATAGTACTAGGAAGTTGAACACTGAGAACGGTTCTTTTGAGGTTGGAATGGAAGGTGGGAGAGATCTGACCAAAATTGAGAATGAGGATGATCAAATTGGGAAAACTTTGTCTGTAGATGTTCAAATTGCTGATATAAGTGAAAACAAGGATGTGGAAATGGAAGATTTGGGTGGTGAAGGATGTGGTGGGTATTCTATTGGAGATTTTGTTTGGGGGAAAGTGAAGAGTCATCCCTGGTGGCCTGGCAGGATTTATGACCCTTCTGATGCTTCTGATTTAGCTTTGAAGCTGAGACAAAAGAATAGAATTCTTGTGGCGTATTTTGGAGATGGAACCTTTGCTTGGTGCCATCCTTCTCAATTGAAGCCATTTGAGGAGAACATTGAGGATATGGTGAAGCAGAGTGCCTCCCGGGCTTTTATCAATGCTGTACAGGAAGCTGTAAATGAGGTTGGAAGGCTTTTGGAATTGAAGATGAGTTCTTTATTTGCTGCGAAAGAAACTGAATTTTCTCGGCCACTGGCAGGCAATTCTGGTGTCAAAGAGAGAATTCTTATACCTGAAAATGGTACAGAGAAACTTTCCGATGTTCTCATTGATCCGGCAGAATTACTTTCTCGAGTGAAACAAATTGCAGAAATTATTTCCATTGCTAATGTTCTGGAGCTGGAAATATTGAAGGCTAGGCTTTCAGCCTTTTATCTATCAAGAGGAGGTTATAGATTACCTATGTATCAGGCACCCCAGCCAATTCCTGGACTTGAAGATAGTGTAGAGGACAATAATGTAGGCAGCAGTGAGGGTGCAGTGGAAGTACCTGTCCATGGACCATTTGAAGAGGACTACTCTACCGTGCCAATGAGCCCAAAATCTGGTGGATTGAATCCACTTGGGATTTCAGGAAATAGGTTGAACCGTAGGATTAAGCAGAAAAGCATTGCTGAAATTATGGGAGAGGACAAAGATGTCAGTGCCAAGAATAAGGAGGGAGATGCAACTCAAAAAGTGACTGTTCGAAAGAAGAGGAAAGGCACTGAGGATACAATGGTATCTAAACctatgaagaagaaaaaagagttGTTCCCAAATACTGATAAAAATATGGCAGGTGCCGACAATGATGGTTATAGCTGGGGCAAGGAGACCAGTGACGATGGAGCTTTAGCGCAGttgaggaaaaagaaaaagctttTTGGTATTGGAAAAGCTAGTAGTAGTGCAAGCCAAAAGGAAACTGATCAAGAAGGGAAGGCCAAAGGAAGCAGTGAGAAGGGTTCTCTgccaagagaaaggaagaaaagcaAGTACTTATCCCCTCCTTTCACTATTCCAACCAGAGACCAGAGGAAAGGAGAGATTGAAACAGAATCCCCTAAAGTTTCTGGCAAAGATCAGGTATCAGAGCCAATGACCACAGCTTCTGACAAACTTCTCGAGTCCCCTGTACCTTGGAAGTTGAATGGTGAGCCTTTTCAGGATAAATTTTCTAAGGAACTTGCAATAGAACATGACCATCCCGATAGCTCAAATTACCAAACATCAAAATACGATGAGAACAAGACTATTGATACAACAAAAGTCCAGGTTCCATTGGAGGAAGTACTACATGAAGTTCGTTGTGCAGCTATTAATCAACAAATTCCTACGGATACCAATTCTCTTGAAAGACTTGcggattttatttttatctacaGAAGCTGCATATTTTTCCAAGGATCCAACTACAAAGTATACAAGAAGCTTAAGCCTGGCAAGAAGAGAAAGAAGCCAGAATCTGATATCGGAATGCGGGGGAAAGATCAAATACAATCTGATCATAAATCAGCTAATAAAGATTCAGAGCCAAAGAAACGAAGAAGAAAGAATGAGACAACTTCAGGTTTTCCTAAAGAGAAGGAATCTGCTACACCTAAGGCTGGCAAGAAGGGGACTGATAAAAATGCTTCAGGCGCTGCTACCCTTTTTGCCTCATTTGAGCCAGGATCCTCTGTGCCTTCAAAATCGGATCTTGTTGCACTGTATAGTAAGTTTGGTGCTCTGAATGAAGCAGAAACAGCTTTGTTTTCTAGTGATTACACTGCTCAAGTGTTCTTCCTGAAAGCCTCTGATGCTGAAAAGGCCTTAAGCGATTCACTGAACATGAACCCCTTCGGCTCTTCCAAGGCCACTTTCAGACTCCAGTATCTTTCTTCTGGTTCCAAATCTGAAAAATCTAAGTCCAAAGCTTCTTCAacgaagaagaaagaaaaaactccAGCCAAGCCATCTACTTCACTGTCACCAGGTAGTGAAGCATCCAAATTGAACTACATAAAGCAGAAACTTCAGGGTCTCACCTTAATTCTAGAAGCATCGGATGCTAAATCATCTGATATCAAGACAAAATTAGAGAGTGAGATGAAAGGGCTTTTGGAGGATGTGAACAAAATGGTTGAATCTTCTTCCTAA